From Bacteroidota bacterium, the proteins below share one genomic window:
- a CDS encoding insulinase family protein, whose translation MNLMTSPDRTLAPDFRPITKLDVQKAGQVKLTNGIPVYTVNAGFQDLVRIEWLFRLRSFDPQRPLLQNAANRLLQEGTSKKSAQEIADQIDYFGAFLETEEGPDTVSIVLYTLNKHLPKMLPIVRELFADAVYPEHELGIYKQNQVQRLTVENEKVQSLARRRFLQLLFGQAHPYGFYVSAEHYLQLDREELEAYRRRHYTNDNCTIFVAGKLPADLEKLLDQHFGDSDWKTSESMSESRGVTMLDPTQKHYQEKPGAIQSAIRIGKPLFRRSDPEYPAMSVLNTVLGGYFGSRLMSNIREDKGYTYGIGSALVSMKEAGYFFISTEVGADVTEAALKEIYFEIDRLCNDPVPESELAMVRNFLLGNFLKGIDGPFALLDRSKTLVVNGLDYDYYTHYIKVLQSVTPAELLELARRVWKPDSFTELVVGKR comes from the coding sequence ATGAATTTGATGACTTCACCCGACCGCACCCTTGCACCTGATTTTCGTCCGATCACCAAACTTGACGTACAGAAAGCCGGACAGGTTAAATTGACCAACGGCATCCCGGTATATACCGTCAATGCCGGTTTTCAGGACCTGGTCAGGATAGAGTGGTTGTTTAGGCTTCGATCGTTCGACCCTCAACGGCCATTACTCCAGAATGCCGCCAATCGCCTGCTCCAGGAAGGTACATCGAAGAAAAGCGCGCAGGAGATTGCGGACCAGATCGATTATTTCGGAGCCTTCCTCGAAACGGAAGAAGGTCCCGACACCGTTTCAATCGTGCTCTACACGCTGAACAAGCATTTGCCCAAGATGCTACCCATCGTTCGGGAACTCTTCGCAGACGCCGTTTACCCTGAGCACGAACTCGGCATCTACAAGCAGAACCAGGTGCAACGGCTCACGGTGGAAAATGAAAAAGTACAGTCACTCGCCCGTCGCCGCTTTTTACAGCTCTTGTTCGGGCAAGCACATCCATACGGATTCTACGTTTCAGCCGAACACTATCTGCAGCTTGATCGGGAGGAACTGGAAGCATATCGGCGCAGACACTATACCAATGACAACTGCACCATCTTCGTAGCCGGAAAACTGCCTGCGGACCTGGAAAAATTGTTGGACCAGCATTTTGGCGATTCCGATTGGAAGACATCGGAATCAATGTCGGAAAGCAGAGGAGTCACCATGCTTGATCCAACTCAAAAGCACTACCAGGAAAAACCTGGCGCCATTCAGTCGGCGATAAGGATCGGAAAACCCCTGTTCCGTCGCTCGGATCCTGAATACCCCGCCATGTCGGTACTCAACACGGTCTTGGGTGGCTATTTCGGATCGCGGCTCATGTCAAACATTCGTGAAGATAAGGGCTATACCTACGGGATCGGTTCCGCGCTGGTTTCCATGAAAGAAGCAGGCTACTTCTTTATCTCTACGGAAGTCGGGGCCGATGTGACCGAAGCGGCTTTGAAAGAGATTTATTTCGAGATCGACCGGCTTTGCAACGATCCTGTTCCTGAATCGGAACTGGCCATGGTACGCAACTTCTTGCTGGGTAATTTCTTGAAAGGAATCGACGGACCGTTCGCACTACTGGATCGAAGTAAGACCCTGGTCGTTAACGGACTCGACTACGACTACTACACGCATTACATCAAGGTGCTGCAGTCGGTAACTCCGGCGGAATTGCTGGAGCTTGCAAGACGCGTTTGGAAGCCGGATTCGTTCACCGAATTGGTGGTTGGTAAACGCTGA
- a CDS encoding gliding motility-associated C-terminal domain-containing protein, translating to MRLIRLLLLFFFGLPLAGVAQQFHVRCLSVGNTGDVTVTWDRNGLSPADFRCYYLYHSTSAAGPFSPIDSIFIYGDTSEVHATALANTNPAWYYLAFKSASGAPDILSDTASAIFLNVINPNSGFAVMNWNTLRDPLIATNSVYYRLYREFPTGIFTLIDSVDASLGVRPMTYNDLIAICNDTVRYRIEVADQGGCTSRSNRDGENFRDLLPPEIPQFDSVSVDGAGNIVMGWSQNTSPDTRYYEIQINTGSSSAPVWTPLDTAFGIGTTYLNSGIDGTGAPRDFKIVAVDSCGNQSAQSVMHSSLQVQVSFLICEKAIEILCTSYGGWGVAPVYECYRSANGGPEVLIATGNSSSFRDTNIVSGTNYCYKVRAIDPSNTTRTSTSYRKCITPVFPPPPAYSYIRKVSVLEENTIRIEGYVDPVSPVSGYELLRAASAAGPFTSIAFKSDDGTDRVVFFDNPSTEQVWYYKIVTIDSCGLQAKESQVSRSMVATAAAEGDFTNFVSWTEYGDWLGGIDRFDIYRRINGTVEAFPIATIPYGATAEYRDSVLRDFLSDGEFCYIIEAIEGAGNPYFFLDSVRSNEVCVYQEPFSFIPNAFHPGGGINETFRPFNGFVNPEGYTFIVFNRWGEEIFVSDNPQQSWDGASNGKLAPPAVYIYLIEYNSPEGGKRRKLGTITLIR from the coding sequence ATGAGGTTGATCCGGCTGTTACTGTTGTTCTTTTTCGGGCTTCCACTAGCCGGGGTCGCACAGCAATTTCATGTGCGTTGCCTCAGTGTCGGTAACACGGGCGACGTAACCGTAACCTGGGACAGGAACGGACTTTCACCGGCGGATTTTCGTTGTTATTATCTGTACCACTCCACGTCTGCTGCAGGTCCTTTTAGCCCGATCGACAGTATTTTCATTTATGGGGACACCAGCGAAGTGCATGCCACTGCATTGGCGAACACCAATCCCGCCTGGTATTATCTCGCATTCAAATCCGCTTCGGGTGCTCCGGATATTCTTTCCGATACCGCTTCGGCGATTTTTCTGAATGTGATCAACCCTAATTCCGGTTTCGCGGTCATGAACTGGAATACGCTTCGAGATCCCCTTATTGCGACCAATTCGGTTTACTACAGACTCTACCGGGAATTTCCTACAGGTATTTTCACCCTTATTGATTCGGTGGATGCCAGCCTGGGCGTTCGCCCGATGACCTATAACGACCTCATCGCCATCTGCAACGACACCGTGCGTTACCGGATTGAAGTGGCGGATCAAGGCGGTTGTACTTCCAGATCCAACCGGGATGGAGAGAATTTCCGCGACTTGTTGCCGCCGGAGATACCACAGTTCGATTCCGTGTCGGTCGATGGTGCCGGTAACATCGTAATGGGTTGGTCGCAGAATACTTCACCGGATACGCGTTATTATGAGATTCAAATTAATACCGGATCCTCATCCGCTCCGGTTTGGACACCCCTGGACACGGCCTTCGGCATCGGAACGACGTATCTGAATTCCGGGATCGATGGCACCGGCGCGCCACGCGACTTTAAAATCGTAGCCGTCGACAGTTGCGGCAATCAGTCGGCGCAAAGTGTGATGCACAGTTCCCTGCAGGTGCAGGTATCGTTCCTGATCTGTGAAAAAGCTATTGAGATCCTCTGCACTTCCTATGGAGGTTGGGGCGTGGCGCCCGTCTATGAATGTTACCGTTCCGCCAACGGTGGCCCGGAAGTCCTGATTGCCACCGGGAACAGCAGTTCGTTCCGGGATACCAACATCGTTTCAGGGACCAACTATTGCTATAAGGTTCGCGCGATCGACCCCTCGAATACGACGCGGACATCCACCAGTTACCGCAAATGCATCACACCGGTCTTTCCGCCGCCGCCCGCGTACTCCTACATTCGAAAGGTGAGCGTGCTGGAGGAGAATACGATCCGGATTGAAGGGTATGTGGATCCGGTCAGCCCCGTCAGTGGATATGAATTACTCCGTGCCGCATCGGCAGCAGGTCCTTTCACCAGCATTGCCTTCAAATCGGACGATGGAACCGATCGGGTGGTGTTCTTCGATAACCCCAGCACGGAGCAGGTATGGTACTACAAGATCGTTACCATCGATTCGTGCGGATTACAAGCCAAAGAGTCGCAGGTCAGCCGATCCATGGTGGCTACCGCTGCGGCAGAAGGTGACTTTACCAATTTCGTTTCGTGGACCGAGTATGGCGACTGGCTTGGCGGGATCGACCGGTTCGATATTTACAGGCGGATCAACGGAACCGTTGAAGCATTTCCAATCGCCACCATTCCTTACGGTGCTACAGCGGAATACCGGGATTCTGTTCTCCGGGATTTTCTGAGCGACGGCGAGTTCTGCTATATCATTGAAGCCATCGAAGGAGCGGGTAATCCGTATTTCTTCCTCGATTCCGTCCGCTCGAACGAAGTGTGCGTTTATCAGGAACCCTTCAGTTTTATTCCAAACGCCTTCCATCCAGGAGGTGGTATCAACGAGACCTTCCGTCCGTTCAACGGCTTTGTCAACCCGGAAGGGTACACGTTTATCGTGTTCAACCGGTGGGGTGAGGAGATATTCGTATCCGATAATCCACAGCAATCCTGGGACGGTGCAAGCAACGGAAAACTCGCGCCACCCGCCGTTTACATTTATCTGATCGAGTACAACAGCCCCGAAGGAGGAAAGCGCCGCAAACTCGGCACCATCACCCTCATCCGCTGA
- the guaB gene encoding IMP dehydrogenase, whose amino-acid sequence MKVATGRFLGEALTYDDVLLIPAYSEVLPNQVDVSSQLTPGIRLNMPILSAAMDTVTEADMAVAIAHEGGIGMLHKNMTAEQQAAEVRRVKRSESGMIDDPVTLFEDAKVHDALRIMRDYRIGGIPVIDHDRKLVGICTSRDLRFEKDVDRPIAQIMTKDRLVTTTGVKDLKEAESILQRYKIEKLPVVDKKGRLVGLITYKDILKFKSRPNACKDEFGRLRVGAAIGVTRDSLERADALVKAGVDIITIDTAHGHTKGVVEVLKAVKKKHPKLPVIVGNIATADAARYLAKAGADAVKVGIGPGSICTTRVIAGIGVPQFTAVYQVAEALKGSKVGVIADGGIRYSGDIAKAIAAGAHCVMLGSLLAGTEESPGETIIYEGRKFKTYRGMGSIEAMREGSKDRYFQAQTDDVKKLVPEGIVGRVPYKGTVGEELYQLVGGLRASMGYCGAPNIASLQKASFIRITSAGVRESHPHDVSIVKEAPNYHR is encoded by the coding sequence ATGAAAGTTGCAACCGGCCGATTTTTAGGTGAAGCGCTCACCTACGATGATGTACTTCTGATCCCAGCCTACTCGGAAGTCCTTCCAAATCAAGTAGATGTATCAAGCCAGTTGACTCCCGGTATCCGGTTGAATATGCCTATTCTATCCGCCGCTATGGACACGGTCACCGAAGCCGATATGGCGGTTGCCATCGCCCACGAAGGTGGCATCGGGATGTTGCACAAGAATATGACGGCCGAACAGCAGGCCGCTGAGGTTCGACGGGTAAAGCGCAGTGAAAGTGGAATGATCGACGATCCGGTCACACTTTTTGAGGATGCGAAAGTGCACGACGCCCTGCGGATCATGCGCGATTACCGCATCGGGGGTATCCCCGTCATTGACCACGATCGTAAACTGGTCGGTATCTGCACCAGCCGTGACCTCCGGTTTGAAAAAGACGTAGATCGCCCGATCGCCCAGATCATGACCAAGGACAGGCTGGTAACCACCACCGGCGTCAAGGACCTGAAAGAAGCGGAAAGCATCCTGCAGCGATACAAGATTGAGAAGTTACCGGTAGTCGATAAGAAAGGTCGTCTCGTCGGTTTGATCACGTATAAGGACATTCTCAAGTTCAAATCGCGCCCCAATGCCTGCAAGGACGAGTTTGGCCGCTTGCGTGTCGGAGCAGCGATCGGCGTGACGCGCGACAGTCTGGAGCGTGCCGATGCGCTGGTGAAAGCCGGTGTCGACATCATCACGATCGACACGGCACACGGACATACGAAGGGCGTAGTAGAAGTCCTCAAAGCCGTTAAAAAGAAACACCCTAAACTTCCGGTTATCGTCGGAAACATCGCAACGGCGGATGCCGCACGATACCTCGCGAAAGCCGGCGCGGATGCAGTCAAGGTCGGAATCGGTCCCGGATCGATTTGCACGACGCGCGTCATCGCCGGGATCGGCGTACCGCAGTTTACCGCTGTCTATCAGGTCGCGGAAGCCTTGAAGGGAAGCAAGGTGGGTGTCATTGCCGATGGCGGTATCCGATACAGCGGAGACATCGCGAAAGCCATCGCTGCCGGGGCGCATTGCGTAATGCTCGGCAGCCTGTTGGCTGGCACCGAAGAGTCTCCGGGCGAAACGATCATTTACGAAGGAAGAAAGTTCAAGACCTATCGCGGGATGGGTTCCATCGAAGCCATGCGCGAAGGTTCCAAAGACCGTTATTTCCAGGCACAAACGGACGATGTGAAGAAACTGGTACCGGAAGGAATCGTCGGCCGCGTACCTTACAAAGGAACGGTAGGCGAGGAGTTGTACCAGTTGGTGGGCGGCCTCCGGGCTTCCATGGGATACTGCGGAGCACCCAACATCGCGTCGCTTCAAAAGGCCAGCTTCATCCGTATTACCAGCGCCGGCGTTCGCGAAAGCCATCCACACGATGTTTCCATCGTGAAGGAGGCTCCGAATTACCACCGCTGA
- a CDS encoding multicopper oxidase domain-containing protein: MNSTFGNQSVNTWKEQINVMSKAEFLNYFTAPNPSPMNADLRRLLTLLLLLPVLADAQTSNPMPIPPLLSGKNFSLSCDTSSVFFYPGMRTSTFGVNGSFLGPTLEFLKWDTVSIDVMNNLQEMTTMHWHGMHVPGDMDGGPYQEIMPGMMWNATYRVLNNAGTYWYHPHPHMMTQSQVTMGMAGFIIVRDSAEAALALPREYGVDDFPVVLQDRKWNTVTGQFEVTALGDSMMINGVPNAYLDVPSRIVRLRVLNGSNARVYQLGFLDNRTFQVIGNDGGLLAAPVTVSRLLLSNGERAEILLDLNGLQGDSLQLMSYATEMSTTIPGNMSAGMGGTGPLERVDFPLLKLRVQGPGTGGVTSIPATLVPQYVWNPNDVNRIRNRTITGMGMPGMGNFYLDGNTFSMNFVNDTMRLGDIEVWYMTNASNMAHPMHTHDVQFYILEKNGQAPPPEESGAKDVVLIVPGDSITIITRFLDYADVTSPYMYHCHNLAHEDMGMMTSFVVIDTATTQVRDLLDQGFAVYPNPSSTDWTLHMANPDQPLEWKLTDLQGAVIQQQRWTDTSGKDLIIPGRNLAPGLYLLSIQSGTTTRVARLVRL; the protein is encoded by the coding sequence ATGAACTCGACATTTGGTAATCAATCGGTGAATACCTGGAAAGAGCAGATAAATGTCATGTCAAAAGCGGAATTCCTGAATTACTTTACCGCCCCTAATCCATCACCCATGAATGCTGACCTGCGCCGGCTTTTAACGCTCCTTCTATTACTACCCGTGCTGGCGGACGCTCAAACGTCCAATCCGATGCCGATTCCTCCGCTACTCAGCGGAAAGAATTTCAGTCTCAGTTGCGATACTTCCTCCGTCTTCTTCTATCCGGGAATGCGGACCAGCACCTTTGGGGTAAACGGATCATTTCTGGGTCCGACCCTGGAATTTCTGAAGTGGGATACCGTTTCGATCGATGTCATGAACAACCTTCAGGAGATGACCACGATGCACTGGCACGGCATGCACGTGCCGGGTGACATGGACGGAGGGCCCTATCAGGAGATCATGCCGGGTATGATGTGGAACGCGACCTATCGTGTGCTCAACAATGCCGGAACCTATTGGTATCATCCGCATCCGCACATGATGACCCAGTCGCAGGTCACCATGGGCATGGCCGGATTCATCATCGTGCGGGATTCCGCGGAAGCCGCGCTGGCATTGCCGCGTGAATATGGTGTCGATGATTTTCCGGTCGTATTGCAGGATCGTAAATGGAATACTGTAACCGGACAATTTGAGGTTACCGCACTGGGTGACTCCATGATGATCAACGGAGTACCGAATGCTTATCTGGATGTGCCGAGCCGGATCGTTCGGCTGCGCGTACTCAACGGATCCAATGCCCGCGTCTACCAGCTTGGGTTCCTGGACAACCGAACCTTTCAGGTCATTGGCAACGATGGAGGTTTGCTCGCTGCACCGGTGACCGTCAGCCGACTGCTGCTTTCCAACGGCGAACGCGCGGAGATCCTGCTCGATCTGAACGGTCTCCAGGGCGACTCCCTGCAATTGATGAGCTATGCGACGGAAATGTCGACCACCATTCCCGGCAACATGAGCGCGGGCATGGGGGGTACCGGCCCGCTCGAGCGTGTCGATTTCCCACTCTTGAAACTGCGCGTCCAGGGACCCGGAACCGGCGGAGTGACCAGCATTCCCGCTACCTTGGTTCCACAATACGTTTGGAATCCGAATGATGTCAACCGTATCCGCAACCGGACTATCACGGGGATGGGCATGCCGGGCATGGGCAATTTCTACCTCGACGGGAATACGTTCTCGATGAATTTTGTCAACGATACGATGCGCCTGGGCGATATTGAAGTGTGGTACATGACCAACGCCTCAAACATGGCGCACCCCATGCATACGCACGATGTGCAGTTCTACATCCTCGAAAAGAACGGGCAGGCACCGCCACCCGAAGAGAGCGGAGCGAAGGATGTGGTCCTGATCGTTCCGGGCGATTCCATCACCATCATCACGCGGTTTCTGGATTATGCCGATGTGACCTCACCCTACATGTACCATTGTCACAATCTTGCCCACGAGGATATGGGGATGATGACCTCGTTTGTGGTTATCGATACTGCCACCACGCAGGTTCGCGATCTCCTGGATCAGGGCTTCGCTGTTTACCCGAATCCGAGTTCAACGGACTGGACGCTGCACATGGCCAATCCCGATCAACCGCTGGAGTGGAAACTGACCGACCTTCAAGGTGCTGTCATCCAACAGCAGCGATGGACGGATACGTCTGGAAAAGACCTGATCATCCCGGGCAGAAATCTGGCACCCGGACTTTACCTCTTAAGCATTCAATCCGGAACGACCACCCGTGTAGCCAGGCTGGTCAGGTTGTAG
- a CDS encoding peptidylprolyl isomerase, with protein MNRTTILCAALLFLGSLAAVAQQKSDAIILNIAGEDIPKSEFERVFKKNNTKDNNYDQKAVNDYLQLYINYKLKVREALELGMDTVKSFVDELAGYRKQLAQPYLVDKQVSEQLIREAYDRMKTDLRASHILIKCDQNALPKDTLEAFNKANRIRSEIQKGMDFTAAAKKYSEDPSVKDNGGDLGYFSAMQMVYPFESAAYSTKVGEVSSVIRTRFGYHIVKVTDSRSAQGEVHVAHIMVKLAAGAKEEDSLKATQKINEIAGKIKAGEKFEDLARQFSDDQSSSKAGGTLPWFGTGRMVPEFEKAAFALKNAGDVSEPVRTSYGWHIIKMMERKPLASYEEMQNDLKGRVQKDSRSELSKSSMINRVKSKYAFKENPKTRDEFNKVVDSTLTQGKWTADRASALKSVMFSLGNKSYTQQDFATYVADHQSKRGGTIAPQVMVSNLYNEWVNESVLAYEESKLDSLYPDFRNLMQEYRDGILLFELTDKKVWSKAVKDTAGLKSFYEANKTKYPWPDRLDATIYTCANADIAKQVHKLMKTVDDVDTLMSRINKTSQLNLQVKTGKFAKGDNDVIDKIEWKKGLSKDMPHNNQVVFVDVHNVLPAGPKSLDEAKGLVTADYQSSLEKEWIEQLRSKYAVKINQDVVDSVANK; from the coding sequence ATGAACCGTACAACCATCCTGTGTGCAGCCCTGCTGTTCCTTGGCAGCCTTGCCGCCGTAGCGCAGCAGAAGTCGGATGCCATTATTCTCAACATCGCCGGGGAGGATATTCCCAAGAGTGAGTTCGAGCGTGTGTTCAAGAAGAACAACACCAAGGACAATAACTATGACCAGAAAGCGGTCAATGATTACCTCCAGTTGTATATCAATTACAAGCTGAAGGTCCGTGAAGCGCTCGAACTTGGCATGGATACGGTCAAGTCGTTCGTAGATGAACTGGCCGGTTACCGTAAACAGTTGGCGCAACCTTACCTCGTCGACAAGCAGGTAAGCGAACAACTCATCCGCGAAGCCTATGACCGGATGAAGACGGACCTGCGGGCCAGTCACATCCTGATCAAGTGCGACCAGAACGCGCTTCCGAAAGACACGCTTGAAGCCTTCAACAAGGCCAACCGCATTCGTTCCGAGATACAGAAGGGAATGGATTTCACGGCTGCGGCTAAGAAATACTCCGAAGATCCCTCCGTGAAAGACAACGGCGGCGATCTGGGGTACTTTTCCGCGATGCAGATGGTCTATCCGTTCGAATCGGCTGCTTACAGCACCAAGGTAGGAGAGGTGTCTTCCGTTATCCGTACCCGTTTCGGCTATCACATTGTCAAGGTCACCGACTCCCGCAGCGCTCAGGGTGAAGTGCACGTTGCCCACATCATGGTCAAACTTGCCGCCGGTGCCAAGGAAGAAGATTCCCTCAAAGCCACACAGAAGATCAACGAGATTGCCGGCAAGATCAAAGCCGGTGAGAAATTCGAAGACCTCGCGCGTCAGTTCTCCGACGACCAGAGTTCCTCCAAGGCCGGCGGAACGCTGCCCTGGTTTGGAACGGGACGCATGGTACCCGAATTTGAAAAGGCGGCCTTCGCGCTGAAGAATGCCGGTGACGTCTCCGAACCGGTCCGTACTTCCTATGGCTGGCACATCATCAAGATGATGGAGCGCAAACCGCTCGCCTCGTATGAAGAAATGCAGAACGACCTGAAAGGGCGTGTGCAGAAAGATTCCCGCTCCGAACTGAGCAAGTCGTCCATGATCAACCGCGTCAAATCCAAGTACGCTTTCAAGGAGAATCCTAAAACGCGGGACGAATTCAACAAGGTGGTCGACAGTACCCTGACCCAGGGAAAATGGACGGCCGATCGCGCCTCCGCTTTGAAGTCGGTGATGTTCTCCCTGGGCAACAAATCCTATACACAACAGGATTTCGCAACCTACGTGGCCGATCACCAAAGCAAGCGCGGTGGTACCATCGCTCCTCAGGTCATGGTCAGCAATCTTTACAATGAATGGGTAAACGAAAGTGTCCTGGCGTATGAGGAATCGAAATTGGATTCGCTGTATCCCGACTTCCGTAACCTGATGCAGGAATACCGCGATGGTATCCTGCTGTTCGAATTGACCGACAAGAAGGTGTGGTCGAAAGCCGTGAAGGATACCGCGGGTCTTAAGTCGTTCTATGAAGCGAACAAGACCAAATATCCCTGGCCGGACCGGCTCGACGCTACGATCTATACCTGCGCCAATGCCGATATCGCCAAGCAGGTGCACAAGTTGATGAAAACGGTCGATGATGTCGATACGCTTATGTCACGGATCAACAAGACCTCGCAACTCAATCTCCAGGTCAAGACCGGAAAATTCGCCAAAGGCGACAATGATGTTATCGATAAGATCGAGTGGAAGAAGGGCTTGTCGAAGGATATGCCGCACAATAACCAGGTGGTGTTCGTGGACGTTCATAACGTCCTGCCCGCTGGTCCAAAGTCCCTCGACGAAGCTAAGGGCCTCGTAACCGCCGATTACCAGAGCTCGCTGGAAAAGGAATGGATCGAGCAATTGCGCT